A window from Cytobacillus sp. IB215665 encodes these proteins:
- a CDS encoding O-methyltransferase codes for MDVELVNTYLESLVKERPPLIHEMEQYANEHHVPIMELVGIEAILQILRIAQPKKILEIGTAIGYSAIRMALTLPHAEIVTVERHKQRYDTALDFVKKSGRSKQIDILFGNALELEEQVKHRGPFDLLFIDAAKGQYKRFFEMYSPMLSQDTIIITDNVLYKGFVASKIDTENKRTNQLISKIRNYNEWLMKNPLYDTTILPVGDGMAISKRRGD; via the coding sequence GTGGATGTCGAGCTAGTGAATACCTATTTAGAGAGTCTCGTAAAAGAGAGGCCCCCTTTAATACACGAAATGGAGCAGTATGCAAATGAGCACCATGTCCCGATAATGGAGCTCGTTGGAATAGAAGCAATACTACAAATATTACGTATTGCGCAACCCAAAAAAATTTTGGAAATTGGAACGGCGATTGGCTATTCTGCTATAAGGATGGCATTAACTTTGCCACATGCAGAAATTGTAACGGTTGAACGTCATAAACAAAGATATGACACTGCACTTGATTTCGTAAAAAAGAGCGGACGTTCAAAGCAAATAGATATTTTATTTGGCAATGCCCTTGAACTAGAGGAACAAGTGAAACATAGAGGTCCATTTGATTTGTTATTTATAGATGCAGCAAAAGGGCAATATAAACGTTTTTTTGAAATGTATAGCCCTATGCTCTCACAAGATACAATAATCATTACTGATAATGTTTTATATAAAGGTTTTGTAGCTTCCAAAATTGATACAGAAAATAAGCGTACTAATCAACTTATTAGCAAAATAAGAAATTATAACGAGTGGTTAATGAAGAACCCTTTATATGACACAACTATATTACCAGTAGGAGATGGCATGGCAATTAGTAAGCGAAGAGGTGACTAA
- the greA gene encoding transcription elongation factor GreA, translating into MAAEKVFPMTAAGKEKLEQELETLKSVRRKEVVERIKIARSFGDLSENSEYDSAKEEQAFVEGRITTIENMIRNAKIIEEDSSNSNMVSIGKSVTFVELPDGEEETYTIVGSAEADPFEGKISNDSPIAKSLIGKQIGEEVQVQTPGGEMLVKIVSVQ; encoded by the coding sequence ATGGCAGCTGAAAAAGTATTTCCAATGACAGCAGCAGGTAAGGAAAAATTAGAGCAGGAATTAGAAACTTTAAAATCAGTACGTCGTAAAGAGGTAGTTGAACGTATAAAAATTGCACGTAGTTTTGGTGACCTTTCTGAGAATTCTGAGTATGATTCAGCAAAGGAAGAACAAGCATTTGTTGAAGGAAGAATTACAACAATTGAAAATATGATTAGAAATGCCAAAATTATTGAAGAAGACTCCAGTAATTCAAATATGGTTTCTATAGGAAAATCTGTTACATTTGTTGAACTACCGGATGGTGAAGAAGAAACGTATACGATCGTAGGTAGTGCTGAAGCTGATCCATTTGAAGGGAAGATCTCAAATGACTCACCTATTGCCAAAAGTCTAATTGGCAAGCAAATAGGTGAAGAAGTACAAGTTCAAACGCCTGGTGGAGAAATGTTAGTGAAAATAGTATCCGTCCAATAG
- a CDS encoding DUF1292 domain-containing protein, producing MTHNEDQITVVDENGNEQLCKVLFTFENAEFGKSYVLYYPVGADHDEDEDIEIHASSFVPSDDNKDGELQPIETDEEWDMVEEMLNTFLDENEDEA from the coding sequence ATGACACACAACGAAGATCAAATAACGGTAGTAGATGAAAACGGAAATGAACAGCTATGTAAAGTGTTATTTACATTTGAAAATGCTGAATTTGGTAAATCATATGTACTATATTATCCAGTTGGAGCAGACCATGATGAAGATGAGGATATAGAAATTCATGCATCAAGCTTTGTTCCGAGTGATGACAATAAAGATGGTGAATTACAGCCTATTGAAACTGATGAAGAGTGGGATATGGTTGAAGAAATGCTAAATACATTCCTTGATGAAAACGAAGATGAAGCGTAA
- the udk gene encoding uridine kinase, translating to MGKKPVVIGVAGGSGSGKTSVTKAIYEHLKEHSILILEQDYYYKDQSNLSIEERRKTNYDHPLAFDNDLLIDHIESLLAFESINKPVYDFTIDTRSEEVILVEPKDVIILEGMLVLEDERLRNYMDIKLYVDTDADIRITRRILRDIKERGRTVDSVIDQYVSVVRPMHNQFIEPSKRYADIIIPEGGRNHVAIDLMVTKIQTILEQKSIL from the coding sequence ATGGGGAAGAAGCCGGTGGTAATAGGTGTAGCTGGAGGTTCTGGCTCTGGGAAAACAAGTGTTACTAAAGCAATTTACGAGCATTTGAAAGAGCATTCGATTTTAATCCTTGAGCAAGACTACTATTACAAAGACCAAAGTAATTTATCTATAGAAGAACGACGTAAAACAAATTATGATCATCCGTTAGCATTTGACAACGATTTACTAATTGATCATATAGAATCGCTGCTTGCATTTGAAAGCATTAACAAGCCAGTATATGATTTTACAATTGATACAAGATCAGAAGAGGTTATCCTTGTTGAACCAAAAGATGTCATTATCCTTGAAGGCATGTTAGTTTTAGAAGATGAACGCTTGAGGAATTATATGGATATTAAGCTATATGTAGATACTGATGCAGATATAAGGATTACACGTCGAATATTGAGGGATATTAAGGAGAGAGGACGAACTGTAGATTCAGTCATTGATCAATATGTGTCTGTAGTACGCCCTATGCACAATCAATTTATTGAACCATCGAAACGTTATGCTGACATAATCATCCCTGAAGGGGGACGTAATCATGTTGCAATTGACCTAATGGTAACAAAAATTCAAACAATTCTTGAACAAAAGTCTATTTTGTAA
- the mltG gene encoding endolytic transglycosylase MltG: MSEKETRNEKQEKIIEQHKEAKIVRRIVLVITLILLIVIAGVIGGGYVYIKSALQPVDPENKETVNITIPIGSSSTAIANILEENGLIKDAKIFRYYIKFKNESGFQAGDYELSQSMTFQELIDSIKTGVVIQDVVFKVTIPEGKQLSQIGKIIAEKTNYSEDEVMAKLTDKEYIATLQSRYPDLLTEEILGENIKYPLEGYLFPATYDFYKEDPSIEDIVEKMLAKTQEVLLTYDAEIAGLGMSAHTVLTMASLIEEEATAKTDREQISSVFYNRMDIGMPLQTDPTVLYALGKHKERVLYEDLEVNSPYNTYMHAGLPPGPIANAGEMSIIAALNPASTDYLYFLAAPSGDVFYAKTLEEHNALKAQYITND; encoded by the coding sequence ATGTCTGAGAAAGAAACACGTAATGAAAAGCAGGAAAAAATTATAGAACAACATAAAGAAGCTAAAATTGTTAGAAGAATTGTACTTGTTATCACCTTAATTTTATTAATTGTAATAGCTGGAGTTATTGGAGGCGGCTATGTATATATAAAATCAGCTCTACAACCGGTAGACCCGGAGAATAAGGAAACTGTTAATATTACGATACCGATTGGTTCTTCATCAACTGCTATTGCAAATATATTAGAGGAAAACGGTCTTATAAAAGATGCTAAAATATTTCGCTATTATATTAAGTTTAAAAATGAATCAGGTTTTCAAGCTGGAGACTATGAATTGAGTCAGTCAATGACTTTTCAAGAGTTGATCGATAGTATTAAAACCGGTGTAGTTATACAAGATGTTGTTTTTAAAGTAACGATTCCTGAAGGTAAACAACTATCACAAATCGGTAAAATAATTGCAGAGAAAACGAATTATTCTGAAGATGAAGTGATGGCAAAACTTACAGACAAAGAGTATATAGCAACGCTTCAATCTCGCTATCCTGATCTCTTGACGGAAGAAATTCTAGGTGAAAATATTAAATATCCCCTTGAAGGATATCTCTTCCCAGCAACTTACGATTTTTACAAAGAAGATCCTTCTATTGAGGATATTGTAGAAAAAATGTTAGCTAAAACACAAGAAGTATTATTAACTTATGATGCAGAAATTGCAGGGTTAGGAATGTCTGCACACACAGTCTTAACAATGGCATCATTAATTGAAGAGGAAGCTACAGCAAAAACTGACAGAGAACAGATATCTAGTGTATTTTACAATCGAATGGATATTGGTATGCCGTTACAAACCGACCCTACAGTGTTATACGCATTAGGAAAGCATAAGGAGCGCGTACTATACGAAGATTTAGAAGTGAATTCTCCATATAACACTTATATGCATGCTGGTTTACCTCCTGGTCCGATTGCTAATGCAGGGGAAATGTCTATCATTGCTGCATTGAATCCAGCAAGTACAGACTACCTATATTTCTTAGCAGCTCCATCGGGAGATGTCTTTTATGCAAAAACACTTGAAGAACATAATGCTCTAAAAGCACAATATATTACGAATGACTAA
- a CDS encoding peptidase U32 family protein: protein MKIPELLVTPTCVEDIEPLIQAGADAFIIGEQRYGLRLAGEFSRNDIKEVVQIAHVKNRKVYVAMNGIYHNDKIGELPDYISYLNEVGVDAIVFGDPAVLMTVKEIAPNMRLHWNTETTATNWYTCNYWGRKGAERAVLARELNMDAILEMKEHAKVKLEVQVHGMTCMFHSKRSLIGNYFEFQGKSMEVKNDSNNKNLFLHDNERNNKYPIFEDTNGTHIMSPNDISIIDELEEMIDAGIDSFKIDGVLKSPQYLLEVTRKYRYAMDLCAKDREQYEEQKDQLIEEIEKIQPQNRPLDSGFFFKETVY from the coding sequence ATGAAGATACCAGAATTATTAGTTACCCCTACTTGTGTGGAAGATATTGAACCACTTATTCAAGCAGGGGCTGATGCTTTTATTATAGGTGAACAAAGGTATGGTTTAAGATTAGCTGGGGAATTTAGTAGAAATGATATTAAAGAAGTAGTACAAATCGCCCATGTGAAAAATAGAAAAGTATATGTAGCTATGAATGGCATATATCATAACGACAAAATTGGTGAACTACCAGACTACATTTCTTATTTAAATGAAGTTGGGGTAGATGCAATTGTCTTCGGTGATCCTGCTGTGTTAATGACTGTGAAAGAGATCGCACCAAATATGAGGTTGCATTGGAACACAGAAACAACAGCTACTAACTGGTATACATGCAACTATTGGGGAAGAAAAGGTGCTGAACGTGCTGTCCTAGCTAGAGAGTTAAATATGGATGCGATCCTTGAAATGAAGGAACATGCGAAAGTGAAGCTAGAGGTACAAGTCCATGGTATGACATGTATGTTTCATTCAAAACGTTCATTGATTGGTAACTACTTTGAATTCCAAGGTAAGTCTATGGAAGTAAAGAACGATAGTAATAATAAAAATTTATTTCTACACGATAATGAAAGAAACAACAAATATCCAATCTTCGAAGACACAAATGGAACACATATTATGAGTCCAAATGATATTTCTATAATAGATGAGTTAGAAGAAATGATTGATGCTGGAATAGATAGCTTTAAAATTGATGGAGTATTAAAATCACCTCAATATTTACTAGAGGTTACAAGAAAATATCGATATGCGATGGATTTGTGTGCCAAAGATCGAGAGCAATACGAAGAACAAAAAGACCAGCTTATTGAAGAAATTGAAAAGATACAACCCCAGAATCGCCCGTTAGATAGTGGGTTTTTCTTCAAAGAAACAGTTTATTAA
- a CDS encoding IreB family regulatory phosphoprotein produces MSSFDKTMQFNFSEEPVETNVKDVLFTVYDALQDKGYNPINQVVGYLLSGDPAYIPRHKDARNIIRQIERDELIEELVKSYLEHHRKE; encoded by the coding sequence ATGAGCTCGTTCGATAAAACAATGCAATTTAATTTTTCAGAAGAACCTGTCGAAACAAATGTAAAAGATGTACTGTTTACAGTTTATGATGCTTTGCAAGACAAAGGTTACAATCCAATTAACCAAGTTGTAGGATATTTATTATCTGGCGATCCTGCCTATATTCCTCGTCATAAAGACGCTAGGAACATTATAAGACAAATTGAACGTGATGAATTGATTGAGGAGTTAGTTAAATCTTATTTAGAGCATCACCGTAAGGAGTAA
- a CDS encoding AI-2E family transporter has translation MKDIRLVWIYRLLLFLLMFVLLYVFMKLAPIWKPTLKMIAIVITPFVIAAFITYLLHPIIEKIHHHGVPRSIAILLIYTLFFGGVGFGLYKGVPIIIEQLKDLSENVPIFIETYRDWIEEIRDQTSHWPNGFHDRIEEGLQSIEKESALLVTKLLNSMKRLLNYIILIAIIPFLVFYMLKDYPDINKAIWYITPKKFRTPGKEFLKGVDESLGNYIRGQLFVCFAIGIIATIGFWLIKMKYPLLLGSIIGVTNIIPYFGPIIGLVPAVIIAATISMKMVIFVSGLVLVLQFIEGNVLSPLIVGKSLHMHPIVIMFALLVGGEIAGVLGLIIAVPFLAILKVTILHAKTYLMNH, from the coding sequence ATGAAGGACATTCGATTAGTATGGATTTATCGCTTACTTCTCTTCTTATTAATGTTTGTATTGTTATACGTTTTTATGAAGCTTGCACCGATTTGGAAACCAACGCTAAAGATGATTGCAATTGTAATTACCCCTTTTGTTATTGCTGCATTTATTACTTACTTACTTCATCCCATTATTGAAAAAATCCACCATCATGGAGTTCCCAGGTCTATTGCTATTTTACTTATATATACTTTGTTCTTTGGAGGAGTTGGTTTTGGTTTATATAAAGGAGTACCAATTATTATTGAACAGCTAAAAGACTTAAGTGAAAATGTACCAATATTTATCGAGACGTATCGAGATTGGATTGAGGAAATTCGTGATCAAACATCCCATTGGCCAAATGGATTTCACGATAGAATTGAGGAAGGGCTACAATCAATTGAGAAAGAGAGTGCATTACTAGTTACAAAGTTATTAAACAGTATGAAACGATTGCTGAACTATATTATTTTAATTGCTATCATTCCGTTTTTAGTTTTCTATATGCTTAAAGACTACCCAGATATAAATAAGGCAATATGGTACATAACACCAAAGAAATTTCGCACTCCTGGGAAAGAGTTTTTAAAAGGGGTTGATGAATCACTTGGTAATTACATTAGAGGGCAACTTTTTGTGTGCTTTGCGATCGGAATTATTGCAACAATTGGTTTTTGGTTAATCAAAATGAAATACCCTTTGTTACTAGGAAGCATCATAGGGGTTACTAATATTATTCCGTATTTTGGACCTATTATTGGTTTAGTTCCAGCCGTAATTATCGCGGCGACTATCTCAATGAAAATGGTTATATTCGTATCCGGTTTAGTGCTTGTTTTACAATTTATTGAAGGTAATGTATTATCACCACTAATTGTAGGAAAAAGCTTGCATATGCACCCTATCGTTATAATGTTTGCATTGTTAGTTGGCGGAGAGATTGCGGGTGTATTAGGTTTAATAATTGCTGTTCCTTTTTTAGCGATACTAAAAGTGACGATACTTCATGCCAAAACATATTTAATGAATCATTGA
- a CDS encoding U32 family peptidase yields MVALKDGISAMINGQRVITKKPELLAPAGNLEKLKIAVHYGADAVYIGGQEYGLRSNADNFSHEEMAEGVKFANDYGAKIYVTTNIYAHNENIDGLEEYLQGLQSAGVTGIIVADPLIIETCRLVAPKLEVHLSTQQSLSNWKAVQFWKEEGLERVVLGRETSAEEIREIKEKTDIEIETFIHGAMCISYSGRCTLSNHMTARDSNRGGCCQSCRWDYDLYSLNSNDDEVALFEENDAPFAMSPKDLKLVESIPKMIDLGIDSLKIEGRMKSIHYVATVVSVYRKIIDAYCADPDHFTIKQEWLEELDKCANRETAPAFFEGVPGYKEQMYGNHSKKTAFDFAGLVLDYNQESKIVTLQQRNHFKPGEEIEFFGPEIENFTQKIEEIWDEDGNVLDAARHPLQIIKFRVDKDVFPNNMMRKEN; encoded by the coding sequence ATGGTTGCATTAAAAGATGGAATTTCTGCTATGATTAATGGCCAAAGAGTTATTACTAAAAAGCCTGAGTTACTAGCCCCAGCAGGTAATTTAGAAAAGTTAAAAATAGCTGTTCATTACGGAGCAGATGCGGTGTATATTGGAGGTCAAGAATATGGCTTACGTTCCAATGCCGATAATTTCTCTCATGAAGAAATGGCAGAAGGGGTTAAGTTCGCCAATGATTATGGTGCTAAAATATATGTAACTACAAATATTTATGCTCATAATGAAAATATTGATGGTTTAGAAGAATATTTACAAGGGCTTCAAAGTGCTGGTGTAACAGGAATTATCGTTGCTGATCCGTTAATTATCGAAACATGTCGACTAGTTGCTCCTAAGTTAGAGGTCCATTTAAGTACACAGCAATCACTTTCTAACTGGAAGGCAGTTCAATTTTGGAAAGAAGAAGGGCTGGAGCGTGTAGTATTAGGTCGTGAAACGAGTGCGGAAGAGATAAGAGAAATTAAAGAAAAGACAGATATTGAAATTGAGACATTTATTCATGGGGCAATGTGTATTTCCTATTCAGGGCGTTGTACGTTAAGTAATCATATGACTGCACGTGATTCTAACCGTGGAGGTTGTTGCCAATCTTGTAGATGGGATTATGACTTGTATAGCCTTAACTCAAATGATGATGAAGTGGCATTGTTTGAAGAAAATGACGCACCATTTGCAATGAGTCCGAAAGATTTAAAGTTAGTTGAATCAATTCCAAAAATGATTGACTTAGGTATTGACAGTTTAAAAATTGAAGGTCGTATGAAGTCAATTCATTATGTAGCTACTGTAGTAAGCGTGTATCGAAAAATTATTGACGCTTATTGTGCTGATCCAGATCATTTTACTATTAAACAAGAATGGCTTGAAGAACTTGATAAATGTGCCAATCGTGAAACAGCTCCAGCATTTTTTGAGGGTGTACCGGGGTATAAAGAACAAATGTATGGAAATCATAGCAAGAAAACAGCATTTGATTTTGCTGGATTAGTTTTGGACTACAATCAAGAATCGAAAATAGTTACTTTACAGCAACGTAATCATTTTAAGCCAGGAGAAGAAATCGAATTTTTTGGGCCAGAAATTGAAAATTTCACTCAAAAAATCGAAGAAATTTGGGATGAGGATGGGAACGTTCTGGATGCAGCAAGACATCCACTACAAATCATTAAATTTAGAGTGGACAAGGATGTCTTCCCGAACAACATGATGCGAAAGGAGAACTAA
- a CDS encoding PRC-barrel domain-containing protein, with the protein MRTFSLLKGLPVYSHDGKQLGNVVDLLVQEDGKVASIVVEGKRLFQRDTFIPIESVLSFEKDGITINSSTTKHSIRQEKNTHYLNTHHSLAKKFVKSENGEVLGILEDVFFQEELGTIEGYKITDGFFSDISDGKKVIKSNDFTVNKDTIILKAKRK; encoded by the coding sequence TTGCGGACATTTTCCTTATTAAAAGGGTTACCAGTTTATTCACATGATGGCAAACAGCTTGGTAACGTTGTTGATCTATTAGTTCAAGAAGATGGAAAGGTCGCATCAATCGTTGTTGAAGGTAAAAGGCTTTTTCAGAGAGATACTTTTATTCCAATAGAATCAGTTTTATCTTTTGAAAAAGATGGGATTACGATTAACAGCTCTACAACAAAACATTCGATACGCCAAGAGAAAAATACACATTACTTAAACACACACCATAGCTTAGCAAAAAAATTTGTGAAATCTGAAAATGGGGAAGTTCTTGGAATATTAGAAGACGTATTTTTCCAAGAAGAATTGGGCACAATAGAAGGGTATAAAATAACAGATGGTTTCTTTTCTGATATAAGTGATGGAAAAAAAGTAATTAAAAGCAATGACTTTACCGTTAACAAAGATACCATCATTTTAAAAGCTAAGCGGAAATAA
- the ruvX gene encoding Holliday junction resolvase RuvX, whose amino-acid sequence MRILGLDVGTKTIGVAVSDEMGWTAQGIETIKIDEERNEFRLDRLKELIQQYEVQKIVVGFPKNMNGTVGPRGEACIAFAKLIEETFQLETQLWDERLSTMAAERVLLSADVSRKKRKKVIDKMAAVMILQGYLDSKN is encoded by the coding sequence ATGCGAATCCTTGGATTAGACGTCGGTACTAAAACGATAGGGGTAGCTGTAAGTGACGAAATGGGTTGGACTGCCCAAGGTATCGAAACAATTAAAATCGACGAAGAGAGAAATGAATTTAGGTTGGACCGTCTAAAAGAACTCATACAACAATATGAAGTTCAGAAAATTGTTGTCGGCTTTCCTAAAAATATGAATGGTACAGTTGGTCCAAGGGGCGAAGCTTGTATAGCATTTGCTAAATTGATTGAAGAAACATTTCAACTTGAAACCCAATTATGGGACGAGCGTTTATCTACGATGGCTGCTGAACGTGTATTATTAAGTGCAGATGTTAGTCGTAAGAAAAGAAAAAAAGTCATTGACAAAATGGCAGCAGTGATGATTTTACAAGGATATTTGGACAGTAAAAACTAA
- the alaS gene encoding alanine--tRNA ligase, whose product MKKLNSAEVRQMFLDFFQEKDHAIEPSASLVPHEDQTLLWINSGVATLKKYFDGRVIPDNPRICNAQKSIRTNDIENVGQTARHHTFFEMLGNFSIGDYFKNEAIHWAWEFLTSDKWIGFDPEKLSVTIHPEDDEAFEIWNKEVGVPKERIIRLEENFWDIGEGPSGPNTEIFYDRGEQFGNDPNDPELFPGGENERYLEVWNLVFSQFNHNPDGSYTPLPKKNIDTGMGLERMCSIIQDVPTNFDTDLFMPIIEATENISNEKYRQDSSKDVAFKVIADHIRTVTFAVSDGALPSNEGRGYVLRRLLRRAVRYAKKINIQRPFMFELVPTVAEIMVDFYPEVKAKTEFIQKVVKNEEERFHETLNDGLSILASVIKKEKENGSDIISGTDVFRLYDTYGFPVELTEEYAEDEHMKVDHAGFEKEMELQRERARAARQDVDSMQVQGGVLGDVKVESSFVGYDKTKAESKIEIIVNDGDFVERIEQGQEAQIIVDKTPFYAESGGQIADQGLFENKDTVVKVKDVQKAPNGQNIHHVIVEKGTLQKGQAFEAIINEEKRSNIIKNHTATHLLHQALKDVLGKHVNQAGSLVNADRLRFDFSHFGQVTQEELDQIESIVNEQIWKSIAVQIDYKSLDEAKEMGAMALFGEKYGEVVRVVQVGDYSLELCGGCHVPNTSVIGLFKVISESGIGAGTRRIEAVTGQGAYQVINEQVQLLHEAANKLKVNPKDVTSRIETLTSELRMLQRENESLSAKLGNIEASNLVNAVKDVNGVSVLTSIVDAADMNNLRSMVDELKQNLGSAVVVLGAITDDKVNIVAGVTKDLIQKGYHAGKVVKEVATRCGGGGGGRPDMAQAGGKDPNKLESALNYVEEWVKSVL is encoded by the coding sequence ATGAAGAAACTAAACTCTGCAGAAGTACGCCAAATGTTTTTAGATTTTTTTCAGGAAAAAGACCATGCAATAGAACCAAGTGCTTCATTAGTGCCACATGAAGACCAAACGCTGTTATGGATAAATAGTGGTGTTGCTACATTAAAGAAATATTTTGATGGCAGAGTTATTCCAGATAACCCTAGAATTTGTAATGCTCAAAAATCAATTAGAACAAATGATATCGAAAACGTTGGGCAAACAGCTCGTCATCATACTTTCTTTGAAATGTTAGGAAATTTTTCTATAGGAGATTATTTTAAAAATGAAGCAATTCATTGGGCATGGGAATTCTTAACAAGTGATAAGTGGATAGGGTTTGATCCAGAAAAGCTCTCTGTCACGATCCACCCAGAAGACGATGAGGCGTTTGAAATATGGAATAAGGAAGTTGGTGTTCCGAAAGAACGTATTATTCGATTAGAGGAAAATTTTTGGGATATTGGTGAAGGACCAAGTGGACCAAATACAGAAATTTTTTATGATCGCGGAGAGCAATTTGGGAATGATCCCAATGACCCTGAATTATTTCCGGGTGGAGAAAATGAGCGTTATTTAGAAGTATGGAATTTAGTATTTTCACAATTTAATCATAATCCTGATGGATCTTATACTCCCCTACCAAAGAAAAATATTGATACAGGTATGGGACTTGAACGCATGTGTTCAATTATCCAGGATGTTCCTACCAACTTTGATACAGATCTTTTTATGCCAATTATCGAAGCGACAGAGAATATCTCAAATGAAAAATACCGTCAAGACAGTTCAAAAGATGTTGCATTTAAAGTAATTGCTGACCATATTCGCACGGTTACGTTTGCTGTAAGTGATGGTGCACTTCCATCAAATGAAGGAAGAGGTTATGTATTGCGCCGTTTATTACGTCGAGCTGTGCGTTACGCAAAGAAAATTAATATCCAACGACCGTTTATGTTTGAGCTTGTACCAACCGTAGCAGAAATCATGGTTGATTTTTACCCGGAAGTAAAGGCTAAGACTGAATTTATCCAAAAAGTTGTGAAAAATGAAGAAGAACGTTTCCATGAAACACTTAACGATGGCTTATCGATTTTAGCTAGTGTAATTAAAAAAGAAAAAGAAAATGGCAGTGATATAATTTCTGGAACAGATGTGTTTCGTTTATATGATACATACGGTTTTCCAGTTGAGCTTACTGAGGAATATGCAGAAGATGAACATATGAAGGTTGATCATGCAGGATTTGAAAAAGAGATGGAGCTCCAACGTGAACGAGCCCGTGCTGCTCGTCAAGATGTTGATTCAATGCAAGTGCAAGGCGGAGTGTTAGGTGACGTTAAGGTTGAAAGTAGCTTTGTTGGATATGATAAAACAAAAGCTGAAAGTAAAATTGAAATAATTGTTAATGATGGTGACTTTGTTGAACGTATAGAACAAGGGCAAGAGGCACAAATTATCGTGGATAAAACACCTTTTTATGCTGAAAGTGGTGGGCAGATTGCTGACCAGGGATTATTTGAAAATAAAGATACTGTAGTAAAAGTAAAAGATGTTCAAAAAGCTCCAAATGGACAAAATATTCATCATGTTATCGTTGAAAAAGGAACACTACAAAAAGGTCAAGCATTTGAAGCGATAATAAATGAAGAAAAACGGTCAAATATTATTAAGAATCATACAGCTACTCACCTTCTTCACCAAGCGTTGAAAGATGTATTAGGAAAACATGTTAATCAAGCTGGTTCATTGGTAAATGCTGATCGTCTGCGATTTGACTTTTCACATTTTGGTCAAGTGACACAGGAAGAATTGGATCAAATTGAGTCCATTGTTAATGAACAAATTTGGAAAAGCATTGCAGTTCAAATTGACTATAAGTCACTTGATGAAGCAAAAGAGATGGGTGCAATGGCACTTTTCGGTGAAAAATATGGAGAGGTTGTACGTGTTGTTCAAGTTGGTGACTACAGTTTAGAGCTATGTGGTGGTTGCCATGTACCGAATACTTCGGTCATCGGTTTATTCAAGGTCATTTCAGAATCAGGTATTGGTGCTGGAACAAGGCGTATAGAAGCCGTTACGGGTCAAGGAGCATATCAAGTGATTAATGAGCAAGTTCAGTTATTACATGAAGCTGCAAACAAATTAAAAGTAAATCCGAAGGATGTTACGAGCAGAATTGAAACTTTGACATCCGAATTACGTATGCTTCAGCGTGAAAATGAATCCTTATCGGCAAAGCTAGGAAATATTGAAGCAAGTAATTTAGTCAATGCAGTTAAAGATGTGAATGGAGTTTCGGTTCTAACGAGTATTGTAGATGCAGCAGATATGAATAATTTACGCTCAATGGTTGATGAATTAAAACAAAATTTAGGCTCAGCCGTTGTTGTCTTAGGTGCTATTACTGATGATAAAGTGAATATAGTAGCCGGTGTTACAAAGGATTTGATTCAAAAGGGCTACCATGCTGGCAAAGTAGTCAAAGAAGTAGCTACACGCTGTGGCGGTGGTGGTGGTGGTCGACCTGATATGGCACAAGCAGGTGGAAAAGACCCGAATAAACTTGAAAGTGCATTAAACTATGTTGAAGAATGGGTTAAATCCGTTTTATAA
- a CDS encoding YrzQ family protein produces MNRTITASLVALGMGVAAYQVNQRSDIMSPKNIKKMRKKVAKMLY; encoded by the coding sequence ATGAACAGAACAATTACTGCTTCATTGGTTGCATTAGGTATGGGGGTAGCAGCATACCAAGTGAATCAAAGAAGTGACATAATGTCTCCAAAAAATATAAAGAAAATGAGAAAGAAAGTTGCTAAGATGCTTTACTGA